The genome window ACCCCGGCCAGCGATAGATCCGTCCATCCACTCACCACCCCGGTCGCAGAAACAGTCGCCATAAACACATGCCCCGCGACCACCCCGCCGCCATCCTCCTGCCCCGCCATTCCTACGTAGATCACCTCGCCGCCGCCCGCAGTCCCCATAGCCGCAATCGATCGGATCAGCCCATTCCCCTCGCAGCTTCCGCCCGCGCCGTTCCCGCCCCCACCCGTGCCGTCCAGCACCGGAGAAATAGCATTCGCACCCGTCCATCCCGCGCCCGTCGCCGGCCCACGCCAAACCCGGCAAGTCCCCACCAGCAACTGCGTGGCATCTGCCGCATCCATCCGAAAGCTCGCCGGATAGGCCATCGTCAATCCGTCATTCGCCACCTGGGCCTCGCCAATCACCGGCCCCGTACTTACCCCAAAAGCCCCCGGCGTACAAGCCGTACTCGAATCGCAGTGGTAGATCGCCACTCCTGCCCCCGCATTCGCAAACCAGCTATTCACATGGCTCGTCTGATCAATTGCCACCGAACCTCCCTCGCCGCCCAGCACCGAACTCCAGTCTCCCGCCACCGCCGGAGCATTCACCACCCCCGCAAACCCATTCGCCCCCATCCCAATCAGCATCGTCCCCGCCGTCGCCCCCGACTGCGCCAGCGACTCCACCTCCGTCAGCGATCCCGATACCCCCAGGCTCGCATTCAGATTCTGCACATGCCCTGCATCCGTCCCCGCGCACACCGAACCCGTCTCGCCCACATCATCCCAGGAACGCCACAATCCCCCATCCGTCCCCAAAAACATCAGCAGCGAATTCCCCGTATTCCACGCCACCGCATGCTCATACTCCGCCACATCCGCGCTCATGCACGTCGTCGAATTCGTCGTATTCCGCCACACGCAGCCCGCCGCCAAACTGCACTTCCATAGGTCGTTTCCACCCGCGAACAACAGCGTATCCTGCAGCGAAGGCACCGCCGCCAGCGCCAGGTTGTAGTCTCCATTGGCAATCGTCAAATCGCCATTCGCCGGGTCAGCCTCAAGCGCCGCCGTATTCAACTGTGCTCCAAATGAAATCGTCTGGTTCGAGCACACCCCGCCGCTCAGCCCGCACTGGTCCTGCCAGATCCCCTGGTCCTGGCTGAACTCATCTACGCTCCACGCAAATGTATCCCCCGTAAACGGATTCACCGCCAGGCTCCCTCGAAACATCGGGCACCCCGCTACCCCCGGTTCGCCCGCCTCCGTCGGACAATTCCCCGCAGTCAGCCCCGATCCCGGCTGGGCCGTCATACGCGTCCACGTCACCCCATCGCTCGACTGGTAATACCCATGAAACCGTACCGCAGCCACAAATACCTGCCGCTCCGGATTCCACACCACCGCCGTCGCCGCATTTCCGTCCGGCAGCGTAAACACATCCTCCGGCCCCTGCACATCCTGACCGCCTCCATCCGTAATCCGCGCCAGGTGCCAGCTCGCGCCCCCGTCATTGGAGTAGTACAACCCCTCATAACTCGCCGCCCCGCCGCCCGCGCTCGCCGAGACAATACCGGCATTGACCAGCGTTCCCTCATACGCCTGGCTCACCGCCGCCACGACCAATTGAACATTCGTCGTGCTCCACGCAAACCCCGCAAACCCCTCGCCCACAAAGGAGTAATCCTGCGTGCTGAATCCCTGCTCAAAGTCCACTGTCTGTTGGATCAACGACCACGTCGCCCCGCCATCCGTAGACCGCAGCAAACCCGCGCCATAGTAAGAGTCCAGCGCGTCATTCGGATCGCCCAGCCCCGCCAGCATCACCCCCGTAGCCCCTGGCTGCACCGTCACCGCGCCCACACTGATTCCCGCCTGCTGCACTCCTGTCAGCGCCGCCAATCGGTCCGTCAACGGCAAAAACACCACGCTCGCCGAATTGCTGGCCGCCGCATTTACTGACTCCCACAAACCACCGCCCGTCGTCCCGACAAACACATGGTTCCCCGTAGCATCCGACGGATCGAACGCCACCGAACTCACCCGCCCCGTAACCAGCCCAAACGCAGCAGAATTAACCCCAACCGGCCCACCAGCAGCCCACACCTGCCCCGTCGCAGCAGCCTCAGGCCCCGCCTTAACAGACCCAGCAGCATGACCTGCCCGTCTAACCTGCCCCTGTCGAGCACCCCGCCATCCCCGCCGCTCCAGAAACCGCCGCGCCGCCCGCACCCGCGCCGGTTCAGACGCTTGTTTAGGCACCGGTCCAGACACCGGCCCAGCAACCGGTTGAAGCCCAGCTTTCGCCCCAACCGTCACCTGCCCCCATGCGCAGACAACCCCCAGCCACACTCCTGCCCACAGTCCAAACATCAGACAGACCCGGCGAATACAGACCCGGCAAACAGTTCCGCGCATCCTCACCCCGCCACAGGCACTTCAGCAGGACCGCAAACGCAGCCACACACCAAAGAACCCTTATCGAATCAAACGGCGAGACCTGAGGAACATGTACAGTTCTGCAAGGGCAATAACACTGGTTTTTCTTGTTTTGGAATTTGGCGTAATTATAGCCTGAACTTATACCGCAGCCGCGAAACTACAAAATATCCAGTATGTAGCACAACCAAAAATTGAAGTTATACCATCCACAAACAACATAGAAGACAACGCATTTATAAGCCCCTCCAACCTTAATGGGGATAACTGACTCTAACCCCGTATGAACGCGCACGCCCGGCCACCCCACATCGAGCCCTCCGTACGCCATCTCATCCCTGCCGTGGGAGCTATGGCCGATCGCATCCGGGCTCATGCGTGGTCTTCTACAGCTCTCGGCCCCATCCAGGGCTGGTCGGACACGCTCCTCGCCTGTATCAATCTCATCCTGTCCTCGCCCATAAGCATCGCCATCTTCTGGGGTCCCAGGTACACACTTCTCTATAACGACGCCTACCGGCCATTCATCCCAAACCATCATTCCAATCCAGACGCCGAAGCCCTCGGCTGCTCCGGCGAAGAAGTATGGAAAGATATCTGGACCACCCTTGGCCCTGAATACGATGCCGTCTTTCACCGAGGCGAATCCTTTCGCGAACACAACATTCTCCTCCCTCATGCAATAAATGGCACCCTTCAGAACTTCACCCTCACCCCCATCTATAACCGTGGCGCAGTAGTCGGAGTCCTCAGCGAAGCAGCCGAATCGCCCTTGCAGGACGACGAATGCGCCCGCGTTCAAGCCACTCTCCGCACCAGCGAAGAGCGCATACGCCAGATCCTCGCCAGCACCCGCGACTGCATCAAGGTGCTCGACCTCGATGGAAACATCCTGTCCATGAATGACGAAGGCCTCGCCCGCCTCGGTATCGCCGACATTTCCGTTGTCGAACATCTGCCCTGGCTAAGCTTCTGGCGAGTCAACAACAGGCAAAGCGCAGAACAGGCCCTGCGTACGGCCCGTTTCGGCGGAGTAGGCACATGCGAAGGCAGCTACATCACCCCCACCGGCGAAGAAACATGGTGGGAGAACACCATCACGCCTATCCGCAACGATAACTTCGCAAACTCCGCAGACGAAAGCTCCAACATCTCCCAACTGCTCGTAGTATCCCGCGAAATCACCCGCAAAAAGCTGACCGAAGACGCCCTCCTCAAGAGCGAAAGACTCGCCGCCCTCGGCCGTCTCGCCAGCTCCATCGCCCACGAGATCAACAACCCATTGGAAGCCGTCACCAACCTGCTCTATCTCGCCAACCACAGCGACGAGCTACCCCAGATCCACGAATTTCTCTCCATCGCCGAACGCGAAATTCGCCGCGTCTCGGTCATCGCCAACCAGACCCTACGCTTTCATAAGCAGACCAAAGATCC of Acidicapsa ligni contains these proteins:
- a CDS encoding two-component system sensor histidine kinase NtrB; the encoded protein is MNAHARPPHIEPSVRHLIPAVGAMADRIRAHAWSSTALGPIQGWSDTLLACINLILSSPISIAIFWGPRYTLLYNDAYRPFIPNHHSNPDAEALGCSGEEVWKDIWTTLGPEYDAVFHRGESFREHNILLPHAINGTLQNFTLTPIYNRGAVVGVLSEAAESPLQDDECARVQATLRTSEERIRQILASTRDCIKVLDLDGNILSMNDEGLARLGIADISVVEHLPWLSFWRVNNRQSAEQALRTARFGGVGTCEGSYITPTGEETWWENTITPIRNDNFANSADESSNISQLLVVSREITRKKLTEDALLKSERLAALGRLASSIAHEINNPLEAVTNLLYLANHSDELPQIHEFLSIAEREIRRVSVIANQTLRFHKQTKDPRAVTCDELLETVLSIYHGRILSHRVRVERRRSTSQKIVCFDGEIRQILNNLVSNAVDSMSAHGGRLILSSQSATDWKTGESGVRITVADTGSGMSRETRNHIFEAFFTTKGLGGAGLGLWLSKEIIDRDGGRLNVRSNQGPDCNGTVFTLFLPLTPPTPQTKNN